Proteins encoded in a region of the Triticum dicoccoides isolate Atlit2015 ecotype Zavitan chromosome 3A, WEW_v2.0, whole genome shotgun sequence genome:
- the LOC119271659 gene encoding late embryogenesis abundant protein 14-like has protein sequence MASRQDQASYHAGEAKARAEEKTGYVVGAAQDKAREAKDTASDAAGRAMGRGGDAKEATKEKAYEAKDAASDATGRAMDKGRGAAEATKEKGCEAKDKAAGTAQQTGSYIAQTAEAAKQKAAGAAQYTIDTARAGTEQTGSYIEQTAEAAKQKAGAAAQYAMDTAVAGKDKTGSLLVQAGETVKGAAVGAKDAVMNTIGMGGGTNGSTDVPAKDTSTYKPGTRDY, from the exons ATGGCTTCTCGTCAGGATCAGGCTAGCTACCACGCCGGGGAGGCCAAGGCCCGCGCCGAG GAGAAGACGGGGTACGTCGTGGGCGCGGCGCAGGACAAGGCGAGGGAGGCCAAGGACACGGCGTCCGACGCCGCGGGCCGTGCCATGGGCAGGGGCGGCGACGCCAAGGAGGCGACCAAGGAGAAGGCGTACGAGGCCAAGGACGCGGCGTCGGACGCCACCGGCCGCGCCATGGACAAGGGCCGCGGCGCCGCGGAGGCCACCAAGGAGAAGGGCTGCGAGGCCAAGGACAAGGCCGCCGGCACCGCGCAGCAGACCGGGAGCTACATCGCCCAGACGGCCGAGGCCGCCAAGCAGAAGGCGGCCGGCGCCGCCCAGTACACCATCGACACGGCCCGTGCCGGCACCGAGCAGACCGGGAGCTACATCGAGCAGACGGCCGAGGCCGCCAAGCAGAAGGCCGGCGCGGCCGCGCAGTATGCCATGGACACCGCCGTCGCCGGCAAGGACAAGACCGGCAGCCTCCTCGTGCAG GCAGGGGAGACGGTGAAGGGCGCGGCGGTGGGGGCGAAGGACGCCGTGATGAACACGATCGGAATGGGCGGCGGCACCAACGGCAGCACCGACGTCCCCGCCAAggacaccagcacgtacaagcccgGGACCAGGGATTACTAA
- the LOC119271660 gene encoding germin-like protein 1-2, translating into MASARSVMLHVLLLAVALAAAPAVLSDPSPLQDFCVADLKAATAVDGFPCKAPSTVEDDDFFSDAMVAAPRTDTNPFGVNSTRATVSVFPGLNTLGLSITRTDLAVGGLNPPHSHPRGSELVLVLKGEVMVGFTSATNRLFTKVVKENELYVVPRGLQHYQLNVGTGDAVFMAMFDAQSPGLVTPTLALFATEPAMPMEVLTKTFLMGEDDVTAMKSKFAGF; encoded by the coding sequence ATGGCATCGGCTCGCTCCGTGATGCTCCACGTGCTGCTGCTCGCGGTGGCCCTCGCCGCGGCGCCGGCCGTCCTCTCGGACCCGTCGCCGCTCCAGGACTTCTGCGTGGCCGACCTCAAGGCCGCCACGGCGGTCGACGGGTTCCCTTGCAAGGCGCCGTCGACGGTGGAGGACGACGACTTCTTCTCCGACGCCATGGTCGCCGCGCCCAGAACCGACACCAACCCCTTCGGCGTCAACTCCACGCGCGCCACCGTGTCGGTCTTCCCGGGCCTCAACACGCTGGGCCTCTCCATCACGCGCACCGACCTCGCCGTGGGCGGCCTCAACCCGCCGCACTCGCACCCTCGCGGCTCCGAGCTCGTGCTGGTGCTCAAGGGCGAGGTCATGGTCGGCTTCACCTCGGCGACCAACCGGCTCTtcaccaaggtggtgaaggagaacGAGCTCTACGTCGTGCCCCGCGGCCTGCAGCACTACCAGCTCAACGTTGGCACCGGCGACGCCGTGTTCATGGCCATGTTCGACGCCCAGTCGCCGGGCCTGGTCACGCCCACGCTCGCGCTCTTCGCGACCGAGCCGGCCATGCCCATGGAGGTGCTCACCAAGACCTTCCTCATGGGCGAAGATGATGTCACCGCCATGAAATCCAAATTCGCCGGCTTCTGA